CCGACGAGTCGGTTGCGCTCATGGACGAACTCATCGGCCTCTCAAACGACGTCGGCCTCTACTCCGAGATGATCGACGCCGACGACCTGTCGTTCCTCGGCAACCTCCCGCAGGGCCTCAGCCACCTCGCGCTGATCAACGCCGCCATCACGATCGAGGAACTCACCCGCGACAAGTGACCCCGTGCCTGACGTGCGTTGTCAACCACCCCCTCTGCAAGGTGACCGGCCGCCGGCACCGGCGTAGCGTAGAAGCCAGCCATCCGCAGAACAGAAAGGCACACTGTGTCCACGACAACAATCGAACGAGACGTGCACGTTCCCGCCGACGGCGGCCCCAAGGCCACCCGGCGCCAGAATGCCGAACGCGGCTTCAAGGCCCCGAAAGACCTGACCGACGCGATGCAGGCCGTGCTCGTCGACCTGATCGAGCTCCACGTGCAGGGCAAGCAGGCGCACTGGAACGTGGTCGGCAAGAACTTCCGCGACCTGCACCTCCAGCTCGACGAGATCATCGACGCCGCGCGGGAGTTCAGCGACACGATCGCGGAGCGCATGCGTGCCCTGCACGCGGTTCCGGATGGTCGTTCCGACACGGTCGCGGCCACGACCTCGCTGCCCGAATACCCCAACGGTGAGATCGACACCGCCGAGACCGTCGACCTGGTGGTCGTGCGCCTCGAGGCCACCGTCGGCACCATGCGCGACGTGCACGACACCGTGGACGAGGCCGACCCGACAAGCGCCGACCTGCTGCACGCCATCATCGAGAAGCTCGAGCAGTACGCCTGGATGGTCGGGGCGGAGAACCGCACGGCGACCGCGAAATAGGTTTTCGCCCGAAGGGACGCAAACTGTCGGAAAGATTCGTCTTTCGAGCAGTTTGCGTCCCTTCGCGGTCTACTCCTCGCCGAAGCCCGACTCGATGAGGGCGACGAGGGCGTCGAGGGCCGCGAGGCCCGCGGCATCCTGAGCGGTGAGAGTGGCCGTCGCGCCGCGCACCAGGCCGAGGGACATGATCCCGAGCAGGCTCTTGGAGTCCTTGCCGTTGATCGTCACCTTCGCATCGAACGTGTTCGCGAGCTTCACGAACTCCGCCGCGGGGCGGGCGTGCAACCCGTCACGGTTCACGATCGTCACGGTTCTCGTCAGCGCGGCGTCGGCCGCGTCATCCACGGCACCGGATGCTCCGCCTCCCGCCCGGGCGTCGGCAGGGCCCGGCCCGGGCACCTCACCGAACGCACTCCGGGCGGACTCGGCCGCCGCGACGACGGCGGCGAGCGATCCGCCTGTCTCCGCGGTCACCGAGGCCGCAACCGCACCCTCGACCAGCGGTGCATCCACGATGCGCACACGCTCCCGCACCTCGTCGTCGAGGAAGTCGAGGGCCGTCTCGGCGGTCAGGATGGCCGAACCGAGGTCGCACAGCACGACCACACCCTCGCCCGAGTCGGCCTCCGCGATCGCGGCCGTCACCTTCTCGAAGCTGGTGCCGATACCGCCCTCGTCAGTGCCGCCGGCCGCGACGAGCGCCGCTCCAGGCGCCATCTGCCCGGCGAGCTCGGTCAGCCCGTCAGCGATCTTCCCGCTGTGCGAGACGAAGACGAGCCCGACCTTCCCCGGCACGCCTGCCACGTCAGGACGCGTCCGGGGCAGAGGAACCGGATCCCGTGCCGCTGGTGCCCGCAGCCGCATCGGACGCAGCCCGCAGAATGAGCGCCGACGACTGAGAACCCGGGTCCCGGTGACCGATGGCCCGCTCGCCGAGGTAGCTCGCGCGACCCTTCCGCGCCACGAGCGGTTCGGTCGCCTTCGCGCCCTGCTCGGCCGCGTCCGCCGCCGCCGCGAGGATCCCGGCCTCGTCCGCACCGTCGGCCAGAGCGGCCGCGGCGGCGTCGACGGCCGGAGTCCAGGCATCGATCATCGTCTTGTCGCCGACCTCGGCCTTGCCGCGCAGCACCACACCGTCACGCGCTGCGGTGAGCAGCGCGACGACAGCCGCGCCATCCAACTGCTCGGCTTTGCCGACGGCACCCGCGGCCTTGAGGTACGCGGTTCCGACCAGCGGGCCGGACGCACCGCCGACCGTCGAGATGAGCGTCGTCGCCACCAGCTTCAGGGCGTCGCCCGGAAGTGCGCCCTCCGGCAGGTCGCCGAGCTTCTGGATGACCGCGCTGAACCCTCGGTCGAGGTTCTCTCCGTGGTCGCCGTCGCCGATCTCGCGGTCGAGGGTGATCAGTTCGACCCGGTGATCCGCGATCACCCGTGCACTCTCCCGGATCCATTCGGTCACCCAGTCGATACCGAGGCTCATCCCGTCTACCTTCCCCATCGGAGAGCGGCAGTCTGCACGGGGGCATCCCACAGCTCGGTCAGTTCGTCATCCAACTTCAGCACAGTGATCGACGCGCCCTGCATCTCGAGCGAGGTCACGAAGTTGCCGACCAGCGAACGGGTCACCTCGACGCCCTTCTCCTTCAGCACCTCGGCCGCGCGGCGGAAGACGATGTAGAGCTCGATCTGCGGCGTTCCGCCCATGCCGTTGACGAACAGCAGCACCTTGTCGCCTGAGGCGAACGGCAGGTCTTCGAGGATCGGGCCGAGCAGACGGTCGACGATCGCGTCGGCCGGCTCCAGCTTGATGCGTTCGCGGCCGGGTTCGCCGTGGATGCCGATCCCGATCTCGATCTCGTCGTCAGCGAGGGTGAAGCTCGGCTCACCGGCGTGCGGAACGACGCACGGGGTCAGAGCGACTCCCATCGAGCGGGTCTGGTCGTTGACCTTCTGGGCGATCCGGGTCACGGTTTCGAGGTCGTCGAGGCGCTCGGCCGACGCGCCGGCGATCTTCTCGACGAGCACCGTCCCTGCGACACCCCGGCGCCCGGCCGTGTAGAGGCTGTCCTTGACCGCGACATCGTCGTTGATGATCACGGAGCGCACCTCGATGTCATCCGCCGAGGCCAGGTCGGCTGCCGTCTCGAAGTTGAGCACGTCGCCGGTGTAGTTCTTCACGATGTGGAGCACCCCGGCACCGCCGTCGACCGCCTTGGTGGCCGCGACGATCGGGTCGGGTGTCGGAGAGGTGAACACCGGCCCGGGAACGGCGGCATCGAGCATCCCGAAGCCGACGAAGCCGCCGTGCAACGGCTCGTGGCCGCTGCCGCCGCCGCTGACGAGGGCGACCTTGCCCTGCACCGGCGCACCCTTCCGCACGATGTAGATGGGGTCGTAGAAGACGTCGACGAGATCGCCGTGCGCAGCTTCGATGCCTCTCGCTGCCTCGTCGACGACATTCTTCGGGTCATTGATGAGCTTCTTCATTGAAATTCCCTTTCACCAAAGTCCGATGCGCCCGCGCACCGGGTGGACAGAACAAGACCGAGCCGGGACTCGACGCTAAACCTACGCCCCGCGGTTGGTCGCCGCGACCCACTTCGTCAGTTTGCGGAGCGCCGATCCGGAGTCGATCGACTCTGCAGCGACGACCATCTTCTCGGCGAACCGTTCCACAATGCTGCGCTGCACTTCGGAGGGGTCGCGGGCCAGGTCGAACGCGGCCAGCCCTGCCGCCGCATTCAGCAGCACGATGTCGCGCACCGCGCCGGTCTCGCCGCCCAGCACCCGCCGGACGGTGTCGGCATTCGCGGCGGGGTCGCCGCCCCGCAGTTCGTCGATGGATGCCCGGCGGAGCCCGAGGTCACGGGGATCCAGATCGTGTTCGGTGACGGCGCCCCTCGACACCTCCCAGATGTGGCTGTGGCCTGTTGTCGTCAGTTCGTCGAGTCCATCGTCGCCCCGGAGAACGAGAGCCGTCGCGCCGCGCGTCTGGAATACTCCCACGATGAGCGGCACGCGGTCGAGCTGGGCGACGCCGACCGCGGAAGCCTCGGGCCTCGCCGGATTGCAGAGCGGGCCGAGGTAGTTGAAGACGGTCGGAATCCCGAGCTCGCTCCGCACCGCGCCGGCGTGCCGGAAGCCGGGGTGGAACTTCGCCGCGAAGGCGAAGGTGATGCCGGCCTCGTGCAGCACCCGCGCGACCGAGACGGGTTCGAGGTCGAGGTTCAGCCCGAGCGCCTTCAGCACGTCCGACGATCCGGCGAGCGAACTCGCCGCCCTGTTGCCGTGCTTGATCACCGGCACGCCGGCACCGGAGGCCACGATCGACGCCATGGTGGAGACGTTCACCGTGCCGAAGCGGTCGCCGCCGGTACCCACGATGTCGAGGGCGAAGGGGTCGACATCCAGAGGCAGAGCATGGTCGAGGATCGCATCGCGGAACCCGACGATCTCGTCGACCGTCTCACCCTTGGCGCGGAGCGCCACCAGGAATCCGGCCAGCTGGGCAGGCGACGCGGAGCCCTCCATCACCTCGTTCATCGCCCAGGTGGACTCGGCGACGGTTAGGTCCCTCGCGGCCAGAAGAGCGGAGAGCAGGTACGACCAGCTGAGTTCAGACGCCATGGGAACGATCCTAAACGGTGGGCATTCTCCGCCCTTCCGCGCCGAACTTCTACACCCGGTAAAAAAGTCGTCTCTAGACCCCGCAAATGCGAAACACCTGAACAGAAATCGGACATAATGGGTGAGTGACTAGCAGCTCGATGACCCAAACATCCGCACCCCTGGTGCAGCGCCCGAACGTCGTTGCCGTCGGCACGATCGTCTGGCTCGGCAGCGAGGTCATGTTCTTCGCCGGCCTCTTCGCCATCTACTTCACGCTGAGGTCGACGAGCCCCGAGCTCTGGAGCACCGAGAGTTCGATCCTGAACGTGCCGTTCGCCACCGTGAACACGCTGATCCTCGTGTCAAGTTCGTTCACCTGCCAGTTCGGTGTCTTCGCCGCGGAGCGCCTGCAGTCGCGCGCCACCGGGTGGAAGCCCACACAGTGGGGCATGGTCGAGTGGTTCTTCCTCACCTATGTGCTCGGTGCGCTGTTCGTCTCCGGGCAGGCCTGGGAGTACGCGAACCTCGTGCAGGAGGGCATCACGCTGAACTCCTCCTCCTACGGGTCGGCGTTTTACCTCACCACCGGCTTCCACGCCCTGCACGTCACGGCCGGGCTCTTCACCTTCCTGCTGATGATCGGCCGCGCCTTCGGTGTGAAGAACTTCGGACACCGGGAGGCCACCAGCGCCATCGTCGTGTCGTACTACTGGCACTTCGTCGACGTGGTGTGGATCGGCCTGTTCCTCGTGATCTACATCCTGAAATAGCTCGTGTTCCGCCGCACCACCAGCATGTCCCGACAGAGAGTTGAGAGAATGGCCCGCACCTCCAAGAAAGCGAACAGACGGCACCCCCTGGCGACCGTCGTTCTGATCGCGATCGGGTTGGCCTTCACGGGCGGCGGTTACGCGCTGTTCTCGAGCACCGCCACGGCTGACACCAGCACGGCCGCCTCGCAGGCCACGGTCGAAGAGGGCAGCAAACTGTTCGCGGCGAACTGCGCCACCTGCCACGGCATGAACCTCGAAGGCACGACCGCCGGCCCGAGCCTGCTCGGCGTCGGCGCGGCATCCGTCGACTTCCAGGTAGGCACCGGCCGCATGCCCCTCGCCATGCAGGGCCCGCAGGCCATGCAGAAGCCCGTGCAGTTCACCGAGGAGCAGACGGCGGCCCTCTCGGCCTTCGTGGCCTCGCTCTCGCCCGGCCCCTCCGTCCCCACCGACTCCCAGCTCACCGATGACGGCAACGCCACGAACGGCGGCGAACTCTTCCGCATCAACTGCGCCATGTGCCACAACGTCGCGGGTGCGGGTGGAGCGCTCACCGAGGGCAAGTTCGCCCCCGAGCTGACCGGTGTCGAGTCGAAGTACATCTATGAGGCCATGCTCACCGGCCCGCAGAACATGCCCGTCTTCAACGACCACAACATCACCCCCGAAGACAAGCGCGACATCATCACCTACCTGAAGTACCTCCAGAACAACCCGTCCCCGGGCGGATTCGAGCTCGGCAACCTCGGGCCGGTGGCCGAAGGCCTCTTCATCTGGATCTTCGGTATCGGCGCGGTCGTCGCACTGACGGTCTGGCTCACGGCGAAGTCGAACTAGCCCCCCACCGGCACAGACACCCGCACCGGCACACATTCTTCTCAGGTTCGAAAGGAACACCATGGCACACGACGACACGAGCGGCACAGACGTCGCCGCGTTCTCGTCAGGCGCAGACGGCGTGAGCAACACCTCCGGCAGGGCGGTCGAGCCCTCCGCTGCCTCCGGCGGTCTCGCCGTCATCACGAGCGACGGCTTCGCCGACCCGGGAGTCCCGCCGCACCGCAAGCGGGTGACCGATCTCGACCCGAAGAAGGCCCGGACCGCCCAGCGCACCGTCTACACACTCTTCTACCTCTCCATCGCCGGCTCGATCTTCGCGATCGCGGCCTACATGGCGTTCCCCATCAACGAGAACGACCCGGGTTCGGTACGACTCAACACGGTCTTCCTTGGACTCGGCATAACGCTGGCCCTGATGGGCATTGGAATCGGCGCCGTGCACTGGGCGAAGTCGCTCATGCACGACGAGGAGGGTGTCGACATCCGGCACCCCGTGCGTTCGTCCGACGAGACCCGCGCCCGTGCGGTCGAGATCTTCCACGAGGGCAATGTGGAGTCGGGCATCGGTCGCCGCTCCCTCATCCGCAACAGCCTCATCGGTGCCCTCGTCGCGTTCCCGCTGCCCGCGGTCATCCTGTTCAGGGGCCTCGGCCCGCAGAACGAGATCCCGGCAGATCTCCTCTCGCACACCATGTGGAAGGCGGGGGCGCGGCTGACGCTCGACCCCTCGGGCCTCCCCATCAAAGCTGCCGATGTCACCATCGGTTCGGCGTTCCACATCATCCCGGAAGGCCTCAACGACGCCCCCGACCGCCTCGAGCAGAAGGCCAAAGCGGCCGTGCTGCTGATGCGCGTCAACCCGTCTGACCTCAACGTCAGCGCCGGCCGCGAGAACTGGAACTACGACGGCATCGTCGCGTACTCCAAGATCTGCACGCACGTCGGATGCCCGGTGGCCCTGTTCGAACAGCAGACCCACCACCTCCTCTGCCCCTGCCACCAGTCCACGTTCGACGTGGACAACGAGTGTGCGGTCATCTTCGGCCCGGCCAAGCGTGCCCTGCCCCAGCTGCCCATCACTGTCGACGGCGAGGGCTACCTCATCGCACAGAGTGACTTTCTTGAGCCAGTCGGCCCTAGTTTCTGGGAGCGTTCATGACAATCGAAAAAACCAAGGCCGACGGCCTCGTGGACGGAACCACCGACCACGCGGTCGGCGCCCCGCCCAAGATCTCCAACGCCCCCTCGGCCCGCTTCACGTCGGCGGCCGCGAACTACATCGACGAGCGTACGAGCATCTCGGCTGTCGTCAAGGAGTTCGGGCGCAAGATCTTCCCCGACCACTGGTCGTTCATGCTCGGTGAGGTCGCGCTCTACAGCTTCGTCGTCATCATCATCACGGGAACGTTCCTGACGTTCTTCTTCCAGGCTTCGATGGCCCCGGTCGTCTACGACGGCAGCTTCGTCCCCCTCAAGGGCGTCGAGATGTCGTCGGCGATGTCGTCGACGCTGAACATCTCGTTCGAGATCCGCGGTGGCCTCCTGGTACGCCAGATCCACCACTGGGCCGCGCTGCTCTTCATTGCGTCCATCGGTCTGCACATGCTGCGCATCTACTTCACCGGTGCTTTCCGGAAGCCCCGTGAACTGAACTGGGTGATCGGCTTCGTGCTGTTCATCCTCGCGCTGGCTGAAGGCTTCACCGGCTACTCGCTCCCCGACGACCTGCTCTCCGGCAACGGCCTCCGCATCATCGACGGAATGGTGAAGGGTGTGCCCTTCGCGGGCTCCTGGCTCTCGTTCCTGATCTTCGGCGGCGAGTTCCCGGGCGAGGAGATCGTGGGCAGGCTCTACACGCTGCACATCCTGCTCCTGCCGGCCATCATCGTGGCGCTGATCGCGCTGCACCTGGTGTTCGTCGTGGTGCACAAGCACACGCAGTACGCGGGCCCCGGCAAGACCAACGACAACGTCATCGGCTACCCGGTGCTCCCGGTCTACGCGGCCAAGGCCGGTGGATTCTTCTTCATCGTCTTCGGCATCATCGCCCTGATCGCCTCGTTCTTCACGATCAACCCGATCTGGAACTACGGGCCCTACGACCCCTCCCCTGTCTCGGCGGGAACGCAGCCCGACTGGTACATCGGCTTCGCCGACGGTGCCCTGCGGTTGATCCCCCCGCACCTGGAGTCGGTGATCTGGGGCCACACCTACTCGTGGAACATCCTCATCCCGATCGCCGTGCTCGGGTTGTTCATCCTGACCGTGCTGATCTACCCGTTCATCGAGGGCTGGGTGACGGGCGACAAGCGCGAGCACCACATCCTCGACCGCCCGCGGAACGCTCCCACCCGTACCGCGATCGGTGCTGCCGGTGTGACGTTCTACGCGGCACTCTGGTCGGCGGCGAGCTCGGACATCCTCGCAACCCACTTCCAGCTGTCGATCGAATCGGTGATCCACGCCATCCAGGCCGCCGTCATCATCGGCCCGGTCATCGCCTACTTCGTCGCCAAGCGCGTCTGTCTCGCACTGCAGAAGAAGGACCGCGAAATGGCCCTGCACGGTTTCGAGTCCGGCCGCATCGTGCGCCTGCCGGGTGGCGAGTACATCGAGGTCCACCAGGACGTCGACGAGTACGAGCGCTGGAAGCTGGTCTCGTTCCACGAGTACAAGCCGCTGATGATCCGTCCGAACGCCAAGGGCAAGATCACCGCCCCGCAGCGTCTCCGCGCCGGCATGTCCAAGTGGTTCTTCGAGGACCGGATCGCGCCCGTCACGCGCACCGACCTCGAGCACCAGAAGTCGCTCCACTAGGCACAGCACCTGCTCGACAGGAAGGCCCCCGTCCGATTCCCTCGGACGGGGGCCTTCCTGCAGTCCCGGCTCCCCTTCTGCCGAACCCGCGTAATGGATGGGCCGTGCCTGCGTCTTGGTGAGTATGAAACTCAGATACTGTGCCCTGGCCGTCGTCGCGCTGCTCGCCGGCGTCACGCTACAGGCCACACCTGCCTCCGCAGACATCAATCTGCCCCCGGAAAAATCGAAGATCTACGAGACGCAGTTCGACAAGCTCTCCTTTCCCGGGTGGGTGACACTTCCCACAGGGGGAATGAGTCCGCACGAAGCTGCGGGGGTCGGCAGGGCCTCCACGAAGGGCGGCGACGGATCGACAGGTGCCGACAAGACGGACACTCACACGTTCAGCAATCCGCACGCGGGCATGTATCCCGCCCTCGTTCCGATGGAGCTGACCGTTCTCAACCCCGGCAGTCTCGACACGATGTCCACGAAGACGATCAACACCATCAAGGAGCTCGCCGCCGTCGCACAGATCATTCCCCAGGTGAAGGAGTCGGCGGACGGCTCCCGGGTCCAGCTCGGTACCACCATCATCTTCGATGCCAACGTCGTCACACCGCAGGCGGATCTCGGAGAGCGACTTCTCAAACTGACCGGCGGCGAATTCTTCAGCTGTGACGCGGTCGGCAACACGTTCAACTGCAAGAGCACCCTGTGGCGGACGCTCCCCTCCCGGCCCAGTGCACCACGACCCACGGGCGGCACCGTGTATTCGCCACCCTTCGCTGCGCGGCGGGCTCCCTCGTGCTCCGGCGCACTCGCGGATGGCGGGGTCGGCGTGCAGACGGTCGTGACGATCGCCGATGTCATCTGCGACGAACGCCCGACCGATCCCGTTGTGCGTCTGGAGGTCGACACGGTCTACGCCGACACGGCTTCGGGCATCCCGACGTCGCGGGGTGGAGACGGGAGCATCGTCTACAGCGGCACCGGTGCGGCCGAAGGCACCTACCTCTGGATGAAGGTCTATGCCGTGACGGCCGGAGGCCTGTACTCCTGGCCTTTCACTGTCGGCGTCAGAAACCATTACGCGCCGACCACCGTCGACGCCCCTGCTCTGGGTGTTCTGAGAGGCGTGGACACCGTGCTGAGTGGTGCATCCCTCTTCCATGACGTCGACGTCGACTCCTACGGCACGGAGAGCCACGATTTCCTGACAATGGAGGTGGTGAACCAGGGAGACAGGGGCAGCGCACGTTTTGATGCCGACGGCACGCTGCACTACCAGTCCATCGAGGTGATTCACGGCGAGGCCGTCGACCACATCACCGTCAGGGCGACCGACAGCTACGGGATCACGTCCCCCGATCTGACAGTGGCCGTCCACATCGGCGACATCCGGCCCGGCTGCGCGAACGGTGCCGCCAGAACCGACGCGCACACTCCCGTTCGAATCCAGCTTTCCTGCTGGATCACACCCACGGCCGGCTGGCGCCAGCTTGAGGGAATGCAGTATGCGATCGTCTCCGGGCCTGCCTACGGCGCGCTCAGTGACTTCGATCCCGTTTCAGGCACCGCAACGTACACGCCCGACCCGACTCACCCGGGCGCGGACCATTTCGAATTCTCTGCGTCAGACAATGGAACCTCGCGGACGACGACCTTCGGTCTCGAGGTGATGCCCGCACCCTGACCACGGAATCCAGAGGCCCCCGTCCAATCGACTCGGACGGGGGGTTTTCCTTTGTGCGAACCTTGTGTTCTGCCGAACCCGCGTAATAGACAACGGCAGACGCTGTCTTGATGAGTATGAAGCTCAGAATCGCCGTAGTTCCCGTCACACTGCTCCTGGCAGCGCTGCTCCTCCCCGCCACTCCTGCCGCAGCGGAGATCAATCTGCCTCCCGAGCGAACGCGCCTCTACGAAACACAAGGGAGTGGTCTCGACTTTCCGGGTTGGGCCAGCATCCCTTCCCTCCCCGGCCACACCGTCGGCGAAAGTCGGAACATGGACGGCGGCGGAGACGGAGGCGACAAGGGCGGCGACTCGTCAGCGGGCGGAGACAAGAAGGTTCTGCCGCACGATGAGTCCTACATGAACCCTCACTCATCACCCCGGACCCAGCCGAAAGACGCGACGCTGCAAGTCCTCCACCGGGGCAAGGACGGCGACTCGTACGACACCATCACCCTCACCACCACCAAGGACTTCTCGCTCATCGCGAGGGTGGAGCCGCTGATAGATACGACGGGCACTCAGAAAACGCAGACGGGCGTAGTTCTGACATTCGATCCGCGTGTGATCAGCAGTGCGGCAGACATGGCCAAGGCGATCTTCGACAGAAGCGGTTCAACGTTCGTCGGTTGCATCGCCACAGACAGAGTGTTCGTCTGTGCGCTGAGAACTCCCCGGCCGATCGCCAGCGTGCCCAAGCCATTCGTCGCTGACCTTCTCGCTGACACATCCACAGCACAGATCCCCCTGTGTTCGGGAGTCGTCGTCGACGGCGGCTACGGACGGACGACCGTGATCACGCCAGCCGATGTGAGCTGCGAAGCGGCGCCCGATAAGGAACCGGTCCGGCTTGAGATCGAGACCATTCTGAGCGAGACGGATGGAGCCTTCCCGGTGGTGCGAGGCGGCGATGGGAGCATCGTGTTCGATGCCCCTGCGACCGTAGAGGGTACGTACACCATCATGCGCGTCTGGGCGATCGCGGCAGACGGCACCACCTCGTGGCCGTTCTACGTCGCCATCCGCAACCGCTTTGCTCCCACCGCGGATGTGGGAGCGAGCGCAGACGCCATTCGCGGCGTCGACACGGTCATCCCCCGAGCATCCCTCTTCGCTGACACAGACGTCGACACGTACGCCGCCGAGAGTGGTGACCATCTGTCGTCCAGCGTCGTCAGCCAGGGCTCGATGGGCGGGGCATGGTTCGACAGTGCGGGCGACCTTCACTACCGATCGATCGACGTGATCCGCGGGAGTTTCACCGATCACATCTCCGTGCAGACCACGGACAGCTTCGGCCTGCCCTCCGCGGTTCTCGACGTTCCCGTGCACATCTCAGACATCACACCGGGCTGTTCCACCGGAGGCGTGACCACGGACGCAGCCACTCCGGTACGTGTTCAGC
Above is a genomic segment from Subtercola boreus containing:
- a CDS encoding Ig-like domain-containing protein, with the protein product MKLRIAVVPVTLLLAALLLPATPAAAEINLPPERTRLYETQGSGLDFPGWASIPSLPGHTVGESRNMDGGGDGGDKGGDSSAGGDKKVLPHDESYMNPHSSPRTQPKDATLQVLHRGKDGDSYDTITLTTTKDFSLIARVEPLIDTTGTQKTQTGVVLTFDPRVISSAADMAKAIFDRSGSTFVGCIATDRVFVCALRTPRPIASVPKPFVADLLADTSTAQIPLCSGVVVDGGYGRTTVITPADVSCEAAPDKEPVRLEIETILSETDGAFPVVRGGDGSIVFDAPATVEGTYTIMRVWAIAADGTTSWPFYVAIRNRFAPTADVGASADAIRGVDTVIPRASLFADTDVDTYAAESGDHLSSSVVSQGSMGGAWFDSAGDLHYRSIDVIRGSFTDHISVQTTDSFGLPSAVLDVPVHISDITPGCSTGGVTTDAATPVRVQLSCWITPKSDWRQIDGLNYAVVEGPSFGSLSAVDPVSGTATYTPDPAHTGPVQFTFSAENNGAVRTSTFTVNVLAAP